GGAGTGGCGATGGCAGGTAGCAGCATCGCCAGATAGCGCGGACTTTCACCCGACTGGCAGTGGGTGACCAACCAGCGCTGGGGGGGCAGACGCCCAGCATCGGTAAAGACCTGAGACTGTGAAGCCGGCAGCTCCATCACCCAGCCCGTGGTCCGGCTTTCGCCCTCCAGCTTTTCCAGCGTCACTCCCCATTGGAGCTGCAGCCGGGCAGATTCGCGCACATCCGCAAAAACATCCCAAAAGATCGAGAACCCCTCCTGGATTCCCTTGGCGAGCCCCAATTCCATGGCCGCCGCATTGGTCTGGTGCACCACGCCCCTTTCATCCAGCAATGCCATCGGCATCGTACAATCCGTCAGATCCGCAGTCCGGTTTTTAGACTCTGCCGGAGCGACGGGAGCTTCCTCGGCCGCGATCGCTTGGATGGCCGCAGCATTGCCGAACTTTTCGCAGGTGACCATCAGGCCGCCAACGCTTGCATCGCGCTTCCGCCTCCAGGGGCGGACTTCCCAGCGATAGACTACACGTCGGCCATCAGGACCGGAAAGCGCATCGTGCTCACTGCGCACCACATGCCCTTGCAGCGCGCGGTCGTAAACCTGACGCCACCCTGGGTGCATGCCTGGAAAGACTTCATATTGGCTGCGCCCGATTAATGGATGCACACCCTGTAGGGAAAACTCCTCGACCCATGAGCGATTTGCCAGCACATAGCGCATCTGGTGATCAAACATCGCCATGGCCACAGGCGCATTCTCAATGAGCACCCCCAGTACTGCTTCCATGTCATCCACTGACTTGCCTGGATCTCCAAATTCTTCTGCCCCCGTTCTCGCATTTGGAGAGGGACTCTGTTTAGGTTGAATCACGTTTCGGAGGACGGATGAAGACATCGAGTGACCAGGAGGCTGAAAGTCGTATTTTTTTAAATATAAGCCTATCTCAAGTTCTCAACAAGGCGAATCCTCAGTGAAATGCGTCTCATTTGAGAAAATACAAAACGGCAAGATTTCATTCCCGATGGTAGGGTTCCTTCCGTAAAATAGTGTAGGCCCGGTAAAGCTGCTCTGCCAGGACGACAAGGGCGATCTCATGCTGCAAGGTAAACGAAGACAATGTCCAGCATTCATCAGCTTGCTTGCGAAAAGATTCACTATGACCGTCGGCTCCGCCGATAATGAGGCTCGCCCGCTTAGTTCCCTGGATGTCTTTTTGCTCGATCCAACGCGCCAGATCCAAGCTGCGATAAGCTTTCCCGCGTTCATCCAGGATCAGACGCAGGCTTTCGGCACTGGCATTAAGAAGTTGTGCCTCCACTTGGTCGCGCGGCCCTTCTTTAATCACGACATGCTCCACTTTGGCCACACGCCGCAGCCGATAAAGGTAATCCTCAAGACCCAACTTGGCCCAAGTCAGGGCTGGTTTTCCCACAGTGATGATTCGCCAATGCATAAATGATAATCGGGCAGAAAGCAGACTGCTGAATGGTATGGTAAATATAATAAAAGCGAAAAATTAAGCTTCTATTACTGTCACGTTTTGGCATTGATGTTGCATAATCTTAAAAATTCACTAGATTTCGAAAGCGAATTCAAAAAAACGCCTCACGCCATGTTAAACTCTCTGACGCTCTCCCGGCTCCGTCTCCCACTCTTGGGTTTTACCGTTGCGGCACTCTCCTCGTGTTCCATGCCTCCCCGTGAAGCCTGGAATCAGATCCAAAGCAAAGGATTGATCAGCTATTATGTGGGCAAATCTTCCGGTGCGCCTTTGACGTCCGGCAGTTCCCGCCAGACTCTCGCCATCAACACGACCCCGACGGCGGCACCTAGACGTCAAGCTCCAGCAACGACCCCAGCCAGCAACCTGCCAGTGGCACGAGCAGTTGGCGAGCTCCCGGGTTACGTTCGTTCCCCCTACACTACCCCCGGTCGTCTCGTAGATGTGCGCGGCATGGGTCCTGGATCCAAAGTGGTGTGCCCATACACCCAGAAACCTTTTATCGTGCCCAGCGGCATGAACGAAGCTGCAGCACCCCGAATCGCAGCCAGTCCCACTCCCCAACCCAAGGTTCAAGCCGAGCCGCAACGCCAGACGAAGCCGCGCACCAGCGTGACCGTACCGGTAACCCCTCCCGCCCCTAGCAATGTGGCTGCGATGACACCCGCACCTGATCCCAAGCTGGAGCCCGCCCCTGCTCCCGCCCCGGCACCAGCGCCTGCCTCAGAACTTCCCTATGGCACGTCCATCCCTGGCCGTGCAGGTTTTGTGAACAGCCCATACGCCGCCAAGCATCAGTTGGTGGATGTGACAGGACTGCCGACTGGCATGGAAGTGAAATGCCCTTACACAGGCAAACTCTTCCGCGTGCCACCCCAGTAGCATCTTCTTCAATTCCTCGTTGTGAAAAACCCCGCCAGCGAAAGCAGCGGGGTTTTTTGTGGTCTCGAACACAAAAAAGCCGCGATCCCCAGAAGGAATCACGGCCTTCAAAAAGGCGAACAAAATCAAACCTTGGCCAACACCTTTTCCACACCCGTGACAATCTCGCCGATACGGAAGTTGAGGCCGTCGGTTTTGCAGACGGATTGGATCTTCGGATCTGCGAGGCTGGCGCGCAGCAGCATGGCCAGTTGGCCGTAACCATAGACGCCTGCATCATTCATCTCTACGACGATGATGTGCTTGTACTTGGCGAACAGCGTGTCCAGTTTGGCGGGCATCGGATGCAGGTGACGCAGGTGCGCTGCGCCCACCTTATGCCCTTCGGCACGCAGGCGGTTCACGCTTTCCTTGATCGGGCCGTAACTGCTGCCCCAGCCGATGAGGAGGGCATCGCCTTCCTGGTCGCCGTGCACCTCGGGCAGAGGCAGGCTGTTGGCCAGGGCCACCAGCTTGTTGCGGCGTTTGTCGGTCATCTTCTGGTGCATCTTGGGGTTGCCACTGGGGTGGCCCCATTCGTCGTGCTCCAGCCCGGTGACATGGGGGTAGCGGCCACTGGCCATCTTGCTCCCCGGAGGCGCGTGGCGGGTCACTTGATCCAGCGGATACGGTTTGAAATCCACGGGCCGTTCGGCCAAGTCGAGGCCGGGCTCCACCCAGTGCTTGTCCAGGTCAGGCTCGGTGAAGGCCTCAATGCGGCTGCTGAGTGCCTGGTCGCTCAAAATGATGACCGGGCAGGAGTATTCGCGCGCCAGTTTTCCTGCTTCCAAAGCGATGTAAAAGCAGTCTTCCACATCCTTGGGCGCGAGGACGATGCGCGGGCAGTCGCCATGGCTGCCGTAGATGGCCTGGAGGAGATCGCTCTGTTCCACGCTGGTGGGCAGGCCAGTGGATGGACCGCCGCGCTGGACGTTGATGACGATGAGCGGGATCTCCGCCATGCTGGCGTAACTGAGGGCCTCCATCTTCAGGCTCAGGCCGGGGCCTGCACTGCCGGTCACGGCCAGATGGCCGGAGTAGGCAGCGCCGATGGTCATGGAGACGGCGGCCAGTTCATCCTCCGCCTGTACATACAGGCCGCCATACTTCGGCAACTCACTGCGCAAGGTTTCCATGATGCTGGACCACGGTGTGATGGGGTAGGCCGAGCCGTAACGCACGCCAGCGGCGATGAGGCCCATGGTCATCAGGGTGTTCCCATCCGTGCTGAGGCGGTGCTCATCCGTGTGTTCACCTTCTTCAAAGTTAAAGGTGCCCATGTCGCCGATGGGGTAGGCGTAGCCTGCATCAAAGGCCAGCATGGCATTGCGCAGCACGCTCTCATCTTTCTTACCGAACTGTCGGCTGACAATGCCCGAGAGCTTCTCCTTATCCAGTTGATAAACCGCGCACAGCAGGCCCAGAACGAACATGTTTTTTCCACGATCCCGTGCGCTGCCGCCGATGGCCTCCACCGTGGCCGCTGTGAAGGGAACGCCGATGTGGTGGATGCCGCGCTCGCTCTTCAGCTCTGTCACTTCGCCACTGTCATAAAAGCAGATGCCACCTTCGCGCAGGGAGCTGAAGTGGGCATCGTAACTGTGCTGGTAAAAAGCCACCAAGACATCGCTTTCATCGCCTGGATGAAGCACCTCGCCCGAGCCGAGATGCAACTGGAAGATGGAAGGCCCGCCAGAGATAGTGGACGGGATGGTCATGTAGGTCATCACATCATGCTGGGTGCGGCCCGCGAGACGTGCGAGGAACCCACCGATGGATTGAATCCCGTCCTGCGAATTGCCTGCAAGACGAATGACGGCATTGCGAAGAGTCGTCGAGGACGACCCCGTGGAAGCGGTGGCTGTGGACATGGTTAGGCTGAGATCAACGCCGATGGTTGGTGACTTTGATCTTATTTTCGATGCTGCAATGAACGCCGCCCCCACGTCAAGACGACGTTTGAGAGAGGTGGATAAAAATGGAGGCAAGGAAATTTCTAACACCTTGAAGCAACAAAAAACGCGAGGTCTAACCATCTCCCATCTCAAAACGCAAAGCAGTCGCAGCCAGAGCCCCAGAGCTGACCAAGCACCTTCGGCCCTTCCACAGAACCGCTGCGGCGCATCACACGGGGGGCGGCCCAGGGAGCAAAGGACATCGAGCGTTCACTGCGGATGAAACCAGGTGCGCCGTAACCGCCAAATTTAGCCACGGGGGACCAGTCCGGCATCACGGGGAGCTCAGGGGGACCTTCGTTTTTAAACTCCGCGTCTGCCCACACAGTCTGCCCGCCCAACAGGGTGAGCACGCTATGCAGTCCTTTGATCTCCTCCTCTGGCACGCTGAAATAGTCGCCACTTAGCACGATCAGGTCTGCTAGTTGACCGGGTTTCAACACACCCTTTTTTTCCTCGTCACGACTGAACCAGGCGCTGCCCTGGGTGTAGAGGCGCAGGGCTTCCTCACGGCTCACGCAGTTCTTTTCCGGATACAAGCTCAACCCGCCCACGGTGCGGCCGGTGACCAGCCAGTAGAGGGAGTTCCAGGGGTTGTAGTTCGCCACGCGGGTGGCATCTGTGCCAGCTCCCACCGGCACGCCCAGCTCCAGCATACGCCGCACGGGCGGGGTGCGCTCGGCCGCGGCGGCACCGTAGCGGTCCACAAAATACTCACCCTGAAAGGCCATGCGATGCTGGATGGCGATGCCACCGCCCAGGGCCTTCACCCTCTCGATGTTCTTGTCACTGATCGTCTCGCAGTGATCAAAGAACCAGTGCAGCCCCTCCAGCGGCACCTCTTGATTCACCTCCTCAAACACATTGAGAAAGCGTGTGATGCTTTCCTCATAAGTGGCGTGCAGGCGGAAGGGCCAGCGGTTTTGCGCCAGCAGTGTCACCACTTCTTTTAACTCCGGTTCCAAGGTGGGCGGCAGGTCCGGGCGGGGCTCCAGAAAGTCCTCAAAATCCGCCGCACTGAAGACCAGCATCTCCCCTGCCCCATTCACGCGGTAGTAGTCATCCCCCGTGCCCGGCTTGGTCAGGCCGATCCAGCGCGCGAAGTCCGCCTTCTCCTGCCCCTTGTTTTGGGTGAATAGATTGTAGGCGATACGTA
This genomic interval from Prosthecobacter algae contains the following:
- a CDS encoding 23S rRNA (pseudouridine(1915)-N(3))-methyltransferase RlmH, whose amino-acid sequence is MHWRIITVGKPALTWAKLGLEDYLYRLRRVAKVEHVVIKEGPRDQVEAQLLNASAESLRLILDERGKAYRSLDLARWIEQKDIQGTKRASLIIGGADGHSESFRKQADECWTLSSFTLQHEIALVVLAEQLYRAYTILRKEPYHRE
- a CDS encoding 2-oxoacid:acceptor oxidoreductase subunit alpha; this encodes MSTATASTGSSSTTLRNAVIRLAGNSQDGIQSIGGFLARLAGRTQHDVMTYMTIPSTISGGPSIFQLHLGSGEVLHPGDESDVLVAFYQHSYDAHFSSLREGGICFYDSGEVTELKSERGIHHIGVPFTAATVEAIGGSARDRGKNMFVLGLLCAVYQLDKEKLSGIVSRQFGKKDESVLRNAMLAFDAGYAYPIGDMGTFNFEEGEHTDEHRLSTDGNTLMTMGLIAAGVRYGSAYPITPWSSIMETLRSELPKYGGLYVQAEDELAAVSMTIGAAYSGHLAVTGSAGPGLSLKMEALSYASMAEIPLIVINVQRGGPSTGLPTSVEQSDLLQAIYGSHGDCPRIVLAPKDVEDCFYIALEAGKLAREYSCPVIILSDQALSSRIEAFTEPDLDKHWVEPGLDLAERPVDFKPYPLDQVTRHAPPGSKMASGRYPHVTGLEHDEWGHPSGNPKMHQKMTDKRRNKLVALANSLPLPEVHGDQEGDALLIGWGSSYGPIKESVNRLRAEGHKVGAAHLRHLHPMPAKLDTLFAKYKHIIVVEMNDAGVYGYGQLAMLLRASLADPKIQSVCKTDGLNFRIGEIVTGVEKVLAKV
- a CDS encoding amidohydrolase is translated as MSLDTTTQADLILYNGRITTLDPAYPEASNMAIGGGRILGLDEGEEYADISTPQTRRIDLKGRRVVPGLYDSHLHVIRGGLNYNLELRWDGVTSLSDALALLKIQAERTPAPQWVRVVGGWSEFQFQERRMPTLEEINAAAPDTPVFILHLYCHAMLNRAALRAVGYDRNSPNPPGGEIQRDKNGDPTGLLIARPNAMILYATLAKGPKLPLEYQYNSTRHFMRELNRLGLTSVCDAGGGFQNYPDDYEVVTELHKRGELTLRIAYNLFTQNKGQEKADFARWIGLTKPGTGDDYYRVNGAGEMLVFSAADFEDFLEPRPDLPPTLEPELKEVVTLLAQNRWPFRLHATYEESITRFLNVFEEVNQEVPLEGLHWFFDHCETISDKNIERVKALGGGIAIQHRMAFQGEYFVDRYGAAAAERTPPVRRMLELGVPVGAGTDATRVANYNPWNSLYWLVTGRTVGGLSLYPEKNCVSREEALRLYTQGSAWFSRDEEKKGVLKPGQLADLIVLSGDYFSVPEEEIKGLHSVLTLLGGQTVWADAEFKNEGPPELPVMPDWSPVAKFGGYGAPGFIRSERSMSFAPWAAPRVMRRSGSVEGPKVLGQLWGSGCDCFAF